The following coding sequences lie in one Salmo salar chromosome ssa13, Ssal_v3.1, whole genome shotgun sequence genomic window:
- the LOC106567734 gene encoding junctional adhesion molecule 3B: MYGQIEHCIDSKMALTRLACILVLLSTHCYFNVLAVILKTTNDAPWANEFESIELSCLIESISTKNPRIEWKKIKDGEPSYVYFEKKISGDLEGRARIREPATLVITNATRSDSASYRCEVSAQTDLKSFDEILINLVIRVKPVVPKCAVPKSVPVGTAAELRCVEDQGFPKSQYQWFRNKEEIPDDPKTSSKFINSSYTLNAETGTLKFSAVRMNDSAEYFCRAKNDAGHSECGPQTMEIYDINIARIILGVLVVVLLCITVGLCFAYKRGYFASQKQTGNNYKAPAKGEGVDYVRTEDEGDFRHKSSFVI; this comes from the exons GCTACTTCAACGTATTGGCAGTAATACTGAAAACAACGAATGATGCACCATGGGCCAACGAGTTTGAAT CTATCGAATTGTCCTGTTTGATAGAGTCCATCTCCACAAAAAACCCAAGAATCGAATGGAAGAAAATTAAGGATGGGGAGCCCAGCTATGTCTACTTTGAGAAGAAAATCTCAG GAGATTTGGAGGGCAGAGCAAGGATCAGAGAGCCTGCAACACTGGTGATAACCAACGCCACAAGATCAGACTCAGCCAGTTATCGTTGCGAGGTCAGCGCCCAGACTGACCTTAAATCCTTTGATGAGATTTTGATCAACCTTGTCATAAGAG TGAAGCCAGTGGTGCCGAAATGTGCTGTCCCCAAATCGGTGCCTGTAGGGACGGCGGCAGAGCTGCGATGCGTGGAGGATCAGGGTTTCCCCAAGTCTCAGTACCAATGGTTCCGCAACAAGGAGGAAATCCCAGATGACCCCAAGACCAGCTCTAAGTTCATCAACTCCTCCTACACGCTCAACGCCGAAACAGGCACcctg AAATTCAGTGCTGTCAGAATGAACGACTCAGCAGAGTACTTCTGCCGAGCAAAGAACGACGCGGGCCACTCAGAGTGTGGACCGCAGACAATGGAAATCT ATGATATCAATATTGCCAGGATCATCCTGggagtgctggtggtggtgctaTTGTGCATAACAGTGGGCCTCTGCTTTGCGTACAAGCGTGGCTACTTCGCCAGCCAGAAACAGACTGGAAACAA TTACAAAGCACCAGCCAAAGGAGAAGGGGTGGACTACGTCAGAACCGAGGACGAG GGCGACTTCCGACACAAATCTTCGTTTGTCATCTGA